The sequence below is a genomic window from Kitasatospora kifunensis.
CAGCAGTCCGAGGCCGAGCGTGACGATCACGCCGAGCGAGATCGCCATCGTGGTGAAGACGCTGGGGATCGCCACCGCCGGGCCGTTCGGCTGCGGGTCGGAGAAGAACATCAGCACGATCACCCGGATGTAGAAGAACGCGGCGATGGCCGAACTGAGCACACCGACGATCACCAGCGGGGTCGCCCCGCCCGCCGCCGCGGCCTGGAAGACCGCGAACTTCCCGGTGAAACCGCTGGTCAGCGGGATACCGGCGAAGGCGAGCAGGAAGAGCGCGAAGACCGCGGCCAGCAGCGGCGAGCGCCGCCCGAGCCCGGCCCAGCTGGACAGGTGGGTGGCCTCGCCCTTGGAGTCGCGCACCAGGGTGACCACCGCGAAGGCGCCCAGCGTGACGAAGGAGTACGCCAGCAGGTAGAAGAGCACCGCGCTCAGGCCCTGCCGGTTGGTGGCGATCACGCCGGTCAGGATGAAGCCGGCGTGCGCGATCGAGGAGTAGGCCAGCAGCCGCTTCACGTCCTGCTGGGTCACCGCCAGGATCGCGCCGATGACCATGGTGAGGATCGCCACACCCCACATCACCGGGCGCCAGTCCCAGCGCAGCCCGGGGAAGGCCACGTAGAACAGCCGCAGCAGCGCGCCGAAGGCGGCCACCTTGGTCGCCGCGGCCATGAAGCCGGTGACCGGGGTCGGGGCGCCCTGGTAGACGTCCGGGGTCCAGGCGTGGAACGGCACCGCGCCGACCTTGAAGAGCAGGCCGACCGCGAGCATCGCCAGGCCGATCAGCAGCAGCGCGTCGTTGTGCGTGGTGACGGCCAGCGCCGGGGTGACCGGGGCCACGCCGGAGATCACGTCCGCGATGTCCGGCAGCCGGAAGCTGCCCGCGTACCCGTACAGCAGCGCGCTGCCGAACAGGAAGAAGGCCGAGGCGAAGGAGCCCAGCAGGAAGTACTTGACGGCCGCCTCCTGGGAGAGCAGCCGCCGCCGGCGGGCCAGCGCGCACAGCAGGTAGAGCGGGAAGGAGAAGACCTCCAGCGCCACGAACATGGTCAACAGGTCGTTGGCGGCCGGGAAGAGCAGCATGCCGCCGACCGCGAAGAGGGTCAGCGGGTAGACCTCGGTGGCCACGAAGCCGGCCTTGGCGGCCTGCCGCTCCTGCTCACTGCCGGGGGTCGCGGAGCCCTGCGCGGTGAAGGCGTCCACCGGCACGCCGTCGGGGCGCGGGTCCAGGCGGCGCTCGGCGTAGAGCAGCACGGCGATCACGGCGGCCAGCAGGATCACGCCCTGCAGGAAGAGCGCGGGCCCGTCCAGTGCCACCGAACCCATCGCCAGCAGGCCGCTCTTGGTGGTGCCGTAGCCCTGGCTGGCCAGGACCAGCACGGCGATGAAGGCTCCGGCAAGGCCGGCCAGCGCCAGCGTCACCTGGGTGGCATAGCGGTACCGGCGCGGGACGAAGGCCTCCACCAGGATGCCCGCCACGGCGCCGCCGAAGACCACCAGCATCGGGGAGAGCTGGCCGTACTCGATGTGCGGCGCCGGGATGCTCGGCGTGTTGACGCTGGCCGCCTCCATCCACAAGCTGTGGACAGTCACTGCTGCTCACCTCCGGCAGGGATGGCCACCGGGTGGGCCGGGGCCGGGTCGGTCCGGTGGACCTGGGAGAGGGTGTCGGCCACCGCCGGGTTCACCAGGTCGGTGAGCGGCTTGGGATAGACCCCGAGGACCAGGGTCAGCGCGATCAGCGGAGCGGCCACCAGCAGCTCACGCGCCTTCAGGTCGGCCATGCCGCTGACGCTCGCCTTGACCGGCCCGGTCATGGTGCGCTGGTAGAGCACCAGCACGTAGAGCGCGGCGAGCACGATGCCCACGGTCGCGATGATCGCCAGCACCGGGTAGCGGGTGAAGGTGCCCACCAGTACCAGGAACTCGCTGACGAAGGGCGCCAGGCCCGGCAGCGAGAGGGTGGCGAGGCCGCCGACCAGGAAGGTGCCGGCCAGCACCGGGGCGACCTTCTGCACGCCGCCGAAGTCGGCGATCAGGCGCGAGCCGCGCCGCGAGATCAGGAAGCCGGCCACCAGCATCAACAGGGCGGTGGAGATGCCGTGGTTGACCATGTAGAGGGTGGCACCGCTCTGGCCCTGGCTGGTCATCGCGAAGATGCCCAGGATGATGAAGCCGAAGTGCGAGATGGAGGCGTAGGCGACCAGCCGCTTGATGTCCTTCTGCCCCACCGCCAGCAGCGCCCCGTAGATGATGCCGATGACGGCGAGCACCAGGATCGCGGGGGCGAAGAACTTCGAGGCGTTGGGGAACAGGCCCAGGCAGAACCGGA
It includes:
- the nuoN gene encoding NADH-quinone oxidoreductase subunit NuoN — encoded protein: MEAASVNTPSIPAPHIEYGQLSPMLVVFGGAVAGILVEAFVPRRYRYATQVTLALAGLAGAFIAVLVLASQGYGTTKSGLLAMGSVALDGPALFLQGVILLAAVIAVLLYAERRLDPRPDGVPVDAFTAQGSATPGSEQERQAAKAGFVATEVYPLTLFAVGGMLLFPAANDLLTMFVALEVFSFPLYLLCALARRRRLLSQEAAVKYFLLGSFASAFFLFGSALLYGYAGSFRLPDIADVISGVAPVTPALAVTTHNDALLLIGLAMLAVGLLFKVGAVPFHAWTPDVYQGAPTPVTGFMAAATKVAAFGALLRLFYVAFPGLRWDWRPVMWGVAILTMVIGAILAVTQQDVKRLLAYSSIAHAGFILTGVIATNRQGLSAVLFYLLAYSFVTLGAFAVVTLVRDSKGEATHLSSWAGLGRRSPLLAAVFALFLLAFAGIPLTSGFTGKFAVFQAAAAGGATPLVIVGVLSSAIAAFFYIRVIVLMFFSDPQPNGPAVAIPSVFTTMAISLGVIVTLGLGLLPQYFLDLASKASLFVR